One window from the genome of Cricetulus griseus strain 17A/GY chromosome 2, alternate assembly CriGri-PICRH-1.0, whole genome shotgun sequence encodes:
- the Asb1 gene encoding ankyrin repeat and SOCS box protein 1 isoform X3 yields MQLIDGSPCGRPTLLPLCRQFTSKGFLTSQDRINEKSVWCCGWLPCTPLRIAATAGHGNCVDFLIRKGAEVDLVDVKGQTALYVAVVNGHLESTKILLEAGADPNGSRHHRSTPVYHASRVGRDDILKALIRYGADVDVNHHLTPDTRPPFSRRLTSLVVCPLYISAAYHNLQCFRLLLQAGANPDFNCNGPVNTQEFYRGSPGCVMDAVLRHGCEAAFVSLLVEFGANLNLVKWDSLGPEARGRRKMDPEALQVFKEARSIPRTLLSLCRVAVRRALGKYRLHLVPSLPLPDPIKKFLLYE; encoded by the exons CCGCATCAATGAGAAGTCTGTCTGGTGCTGTGGCTGGCTCCCCTGTACACCACTGAGAATTGCAGCCACTGCAGGCCATGGGAACTGTGTGGACTTCCTCATACGCAAAGGGGCAGAGGTGGACCTGGTGGATGTCAAGGGGCAGACTGCTCTGTATGTGGCTGTAGTGAATGGGCACCTGGAGAGCACGAAGATCCTTTTGGAAGCTGGTGCTGACCCCAATGGCAGCCGGCACCACCGCAGCACTCCTGTCTACCATGCCTCTCGAGTGGGTAGGGATGACATCCTGAAGGCTCTTATCAG GTATGGGGCGGACGTAGATGTCAACCATCATTTGACTCCTGACACCCGGCCCCCTTTCTCAAGGCGGCTTACCTCCTTGGTGGTCTGTCCTTTATACATCAGTGCTGCCTACCATAACCTTCAGTGCTTCCGGCTCCTCCTGCAGGCTGGGGCAAATCCTGACTTCAATTGCAATGGCCCTGTCAATACACAGGAATTCTACAGGGGCTCCCCTGGGTGTGTCATGGATGCTGTCCTGCGCCATGGTTGTGAGGCAGCCTTCGTGAGCCTGCTGGTAGAGTTTGGCGCCAACCTGAACCTAGTGAAGTGGGACTCACTGGGCCCAGAGGCgagaggcagaaggaagatgGACCCTGAGGCCTTGCAGGTCTTTAAGGAGGCCAGAA GTATTCCCAGGACCTTGCTGAGTTTGTGCCGTGTGGCTGTGAGAAGAGCTCTTGGCAAATACCGACTGCATCTGGTTCCCTCGCTGCCCCTGCCAGACCCCATAAAGAAGTTTCTGCTTTATGAGTAG